The Duganella sp. BuS-21 sequence CCTGCGCAAGCTGCGCCGCAAGGCCAGCGTGGCGCCGGCCCGCACCTTCCCTGCCGGCCTGCCGTTCTTCCGCCTGGACCGCATTTATGTGCGCGGCTTCAAGGTGGAGACGGCGCAGGTCATGCATGGTAGCCTGTGGGCCAAGCTCTCGGACCACGCTCCCATCGTCGCCTCGCTGACGCTGTCATGAAGCACTTACTATGCGCACCTCTGTCAATTTCTTAGCCGATAACGAAGTCAAGCTGCTTCACACCGGCACCGATTATTTCCCTGCGCTGATCGAGGCGATCGAGAGCGCGCAGTACGAAGTCTATTTCGAGACCTATATCTTCGCCGGCGACGACACCGGCCGGAAAGTGCTGGCCGCGCTGATGGGCGCCGCCCAGCGCGGCGTGCAGGTGCGCGCGATCACCGATTGGTGGGGCACCGGCCGCCGCCAGGTCAACAGCATGCACGCGCAGCTGGCCGCCGCCGGCGTCGAGCACCGTATGTTCAATCCGTGGTTCCGGCGCGGCGTCACGCGCACGCACCGCAAGATCTGCGTGGTGGACCGCCAGCTGGCCTTTGTCGGCGGCATCAACATCAACGATGACATGTTCTGCGACTACGATCACAGCAAGGCGCTGTCGGCGCCGCGCTGGGATTTCGCGGTGCAGGTGCGCGGCCCGCTGGTGGCCGATATCCAGACCGAGGCGGTGACGCAATGGCGCCGCCTCGGCAAGCTCAGCATCATGAAGCGCATCGGCTTGTACCGCGACATGCGCAAGGTGGAGAAGATCGCCGCCAGCCACGCCGTGCAGGCCGGCTTCGTGGTGCGCGACAACCTGCGCAACCGCAGGACCATCCAGCGCGCCTACCTGCAGGCGCTGGGCCGCGCGCGCAAGACCGTGTTGCTGGCCAATCCCTACTTCGCGCCGGGCCGCAAGTTCCGCCAGGCGCTGGCGTCGGCCGCCGAGCGCGGCGTCGAGGTGGTGCTCTTGATCGGCGTCGGCGAAATCTGGCTGCAGGATGCGGTGGCGCACTCGTTCTACCCGAAGCTGCTTGCGGCCGGCGTCAAAGTGGTGGAATATCACAAGACGCAGCTGCACGCCAAGGTGGCGGTGATCGACGATGACTGGGCCACGGTCGGCTCCAGCAATGTGGACGGCCTGAGCCTGTTCTTGAACCAGGAAGCCAACGTGGTCATCAAGGATGCGGCGTTTGCGCAAAGCCTGCGCCGGCATATCGAACAGGCGGTTGCCGACGGCAAGGTCATCACTTATGATGACTTCGAACACGTCGGTCATGTGCGCCGCATCGGCTACGAGATCGCGTTTGTGTTTTACAAGTTAATCATGCGGGTGTTCGCTGTGGGGAAATACGCGTGAGCGAAGGTGTACGACTGGACAAATGGCTGTGGGCGGCGCGCTTCTTCAAGACCCGCTCGCTGGCGACGGATGCGGTGGATCGCGGCAAGGTCACCGTCAATGGCGACCGCGTCAAGCCGGCGCGCGCGGTGCGCATCGGCGACCTGCTGGAAATCGACAACGGCTCGGACCGCTGGGAAGTGGATGTGATGGGCCTGTCGGACGTGCGCGCCGCCGCGCCGATCG is a genomic window containing:
- the clsB gene encoding cardiolipin synthase ClsB → MRTSVNFLADNEVKLLHTGTDYFPALIEAIESAQYEVYFETYIFAGDDTGRKVLAALMGAAQRGVQVRAITDWWGTGRRQVNSMHAQLAAAGVEHRMFNPWFRRGVTRTHRKICVVDRQLAFVGGININDDMFCDYDHSKALSAPRWDFAVQVRGPLVADIQTEAVTQWRRLGKLSIMKRIGLYRDMRKVEKIAASHAVQAGFVVRDNLRNRRTIQRAYLQALGRARKTVLLANPYFAPGRKFRQALASAAERGVEVVLLIGVGEIWLQDAVAHSFYPKLLAAGVKVVEYHKTQLHAKVAVIDDDWATVGSSNVDGLSLFLNQEANVVIKDAAFAQSLRRHIEQAVADGKVITYDDFEHVGHVRRIGYEIAFVFYKLIMRVFAVGKYA
- a CDS encoding S4 domain-containing protein; the protein is MSEGVRLDKWLWAARFFKTRSLATDAVDRGKVTVNGDRVKPARAVRIGDLLEIDNGSDRWEVDVMGLSDVRAAAPIARSLYEETEVSVARRAAVAENRRMFREPSADFKGRPTKRDRRQLGKM